The Candidatus Binatia bacterium genome includes a region encoding these proteins:
- a CDS encoding HTTM domain-containing protein, with the protein MPEASRNEPFRGAALFKPVDAASLAAFRIGFGVLLAAGLTRFLAEGWVSVLFVEPSFFFKYWGFAWVPEPPAGVMYALYGTLCLLALAFAAGLQFRIVAVLLFLGFSWVELIDVTNYLNHYYLVSLLLLLSTFLPLGWTWSVDARRRPERARDTVPAWVLYLLRFQVGVVYLYAGFAKVGGDWLLHAQPLGIWLAARDELPILGAWFTNGWVPYLVSWAGFLFDSSIVLFLSWRRTRALAFAAVLVFHTGTHLLFDIGLFPFLMPLAATIFFSPDWPRRLLSRIASSAPARPVARANLDVVGWTPRRRWLAVPIVGYVALQALLPLRFLAYGGDVLWHEQGMRWSWKVMVREKNGSIDYRVRNAETGREWQVGPMRYLTWRQANEMTGQPDLILQLAHHIAEDFADRGLGPVEVRVDALVSLNGRRAARLIDPSADLTRVRDGVAPAGWILPRNDEPPLRVVHRMS; encoded by the coding sequence ATGCCAGAGGCCTCCCGGAACGAACCGTTCCGGGGGGCAGCCTTGTTCAAGCCGGTCGACGCTGCAAGTCTCGCTGCGTTCCGAATCGGCTTCGGTGTGCTGCTCGCCGCGGGGCTGACGCGCTTTCTCGCGGAAGGTTGGGTGAGCGTCCTCTTCGTAGAGCCGAGCTTCTTCTTCAAGTACTGGGGATTCGCCTGGGTCCCGGAACCGCCGGCGGGCGTGATGTACGCGCTCTACGGAACGCTTTGCCTGCTCGCACTGGCCTTTGCGGCCGGCCTTCAGTTCCGCATCGTCGCGGTCCTGCTGTTCCTCGGGTTTTCGTGGGTCGAGCTGATCGATGTCACGAACTACCTAAATCACTACTACCTCGTCTCGCTTCTCCTCCTCCTGTCCACGTTCCTTCCGCTGGGATGGACCTGGTCGGTCGACGCGCGAAGGCGCCCGGAGCGGGCCCGCGACACGGTCCCGGCTTGGGTCTTGTACCTCCTGCGGTTTCAGGTCGGTGTCGTTTATTTGTACGCGGGGTTCGCCAAGGTGGGAGGCGATTGGCTTCTGCACGCCCAGCCACTGGGCATCTGGCTGGCGGCGCGCGATGAGTTGCCGATACTCGGAGCTTGGTTCACCAACGGGTGGGTTCCGTACCTCGTCAGCTGGGCCGGCTTCTTGTTCGATTCGAGCATCGTGCTGTTCCTGTCGTGGCGCCGGACACGAGCGTTGGCCTTCGCGGCGGTGTTGGTCTTCCACACCGGTACGCACCTCTTGTTCGACATCGGGCTGTTCCCGTTTTTGATGCCGCTCGCGGCGACGATCTTCTTCTCGCCCGATTGGCCTCGTCGTCTTTTGTCGCGAATCGCGTCCTCGGCTCCTGCGCGGCCGGTCGCGCGGGCGAACCTGGACGTCGTCGGGTGGACGCCTCGACGACGTTGGCTCGCGGTTCCGATCGTGGGCTACGTTGCTCTTCAGGCGCTCCTGCCGCTACGCTTCCTGGCCTACGGCGGTGACGTGCTCTGGCATGAGCAAGGCATGCGTTGGTCGTGGAAGGTGATGGTTCGCGAGAAGAACGGGAGCATCGACTACCGGGTGCGCAACGCGGAGACCGGTCGCGAGTGGCAGGTCGGGCCCATGCGCTACCTGACGTGGCGGCAAGCGAACGAGATGACCGGCCAGCCCGATCTGATCTTGCAACTCGCGCATCACATCGCCGAGGACTTTGCGGATCGTGGGCTCGGGCCGGTGGAGGTGCGCGTCGACGCGCTCGTCTCCCTGAACGGCCGTCGCGCGGCTCGCCTGATCGACCCCTCTGCCGACCTCACCCGGGTCCGCGACGGGGTTGCCCCGGCGGGCTGGATCCTGCCCCGGAACGACGAGCCACCGTTGCGGGTCGTCCACCGGATGTCCTGA
- a CDS encoding imelysin family protein, whose amino-acid sequence MNRIIPLCALASLLTLGATPAVGQPTLGTPSVSGDQLIFFYDARTDRTSFLSVANVSDDSMTIDVALYSGDLTTEVAGATLSLAGAANTVIDPSAFGGGGAAGTAGLAVVTPVVSSDDLTPVVPSQPIVGGFTFANLQLSSGFGQNPFARSAVGAGSGAPAAPGTQVDGVSVVYERFDPGILNIPVYFDPATLAPPANDGNRILIAAFADRYDGAFSIAPVSTQAAVTFFDNAGVRIAENSISIDGVLFSDLQSASGGAAIEGSSGKVFFAVNAQGGNVFGLFSQSIGTFAAGQRMPAVEEVPVGVDPPAPPPSGPFSRNALLGQFADELVLPAVRDFASQAQALSSAVGAHARGPNDSTRTAAQAAWSAAMETFQRLEPMQFGPAGSASMFMGGQGIRDEIYSWPITNYCAVDQKTVDDDFRNPKFFESGLVNVYGLDALEVLLFRTGESNECDPRVDINRDGTWSALVGAGGLQQRQADYALVLAQGISQQANRLRDAWEPSGGNFAADVRNAGIGGSVYGSAKEALDEVFAAFFFMDTDLKDGKLAVPAGISPECGSPACPEDVELPFSRESKRALLANLDGASGIFAGEGTAGQGFAWYLRDMGATVLADRMTSQLVRARGSVQAIPGRLSDALSTAPGVANDAHTQIQIFTTDLKSEFVSVLNLTIPLEGAGDND is encoded by the coding sequence GTGAATCGAATCATTCCCTTATGCGCCCTGGCGTCCTTGCTGACGCTGGGCGCTACTCCCGCAGTCGGCCAGCCGACGTTGGGAACCCCGAGCGTGAGCGGCGACCAGCTGATCTTTTTCTATGACGCTCGAACGGACCGTACGAGCTTTCTTAGTGTTGCGAACGTTTCGGACGACAGCATGACTATCGACGTCGCGCTCTACTCGGGGGACCTCACGACGGAGGTCGCGGGTGCGACCCTGTCGCTGGCGGGAGCGGCCAACACCGTGATCGACCCGTCGGCGTTCGGAGGAGGTGGAGCGGCCGGTACGGCGGGGCTCGCGGTCGTGACGCCGGTGGTCAGCTCCGACGATCTCACGCCGGTCGTGCCTTCGCAGCCGATCGTCGGCGGCTTTACGTTCGCCAACCTGCAGCTTTCCTCTGGTTTTGGCCAGAACCCCTTTGCTCGTTCGGCGGTGGGTGCGGGCTCCGGCGCCCCGGCGGCGCCGGGTACGCAGGTCGATGGCGTGAGCGTGGTCTATGAGCGGTTCGATCCGGGCATCCTGAACATCCCGGTCTACTTCGACCCGGCGACGCTGGCGCCGCCCGCCAACGACGGCAACCGGATTCTGATCGCAGCGTTTGCAGACCGATACGATGGCGCGTTCTCGATCGCACCGGTCTCGACGCAGGCCGCCGTGACGTTTTTCGACAACGCGGGGGTGCGGATCGCTGAGAACTCGATCTCGATTGACGGAGTTCTCTTCAGTGACCTACAGAGTGCCTCGGGCGGCGCCGCGATCGAGGGCAGCAGCGGCAAGGTTTTCTTCGCGGTAAACGCCCAGGGCGGCAACGTCTTCGGCCTCTTCAGCCAGTCGATTGGCACCTTCGCTGCCGGTCAGCGCATGCCCGCGGTCGAGGAGGTCCCGGTCGGCGTTGATCCTCCCGCGCCGCCCCCGAGCGGGCCGTTCAGTCGCAATGCACTGCTGGGGCAATTCGCCGACGAGTTGGTGCTCCCTGCGGTGCGCGATTTCGCCAGCCAGGCGCAGGCCCTATCCAGCGCGGTCGGAGCGCACGCACGCGGGCCAAATGATTCGACGCGCACGGCGGCGCAGGCTGCGTGGAGTGCGGCGATGGAGACCTTCCAGCGCTTGGAGCCCATGCAGTTTGGGCCAGCGGGATCCGCGAGCATGTTCATGGGAGGGCAGGGGATTCGGGACGAGATCTACTCGTGGCCGATCACGAACTACTGCGCGGTCGATCAGAAGACCGTGGACGACGACTTCCGCAATCCGAAATTTTTCGAGTCGGGGCTCGTGAACGTCTATGGTCTCGATGCGCTTGAGGTCCTGCTCTTCCGTACGGGCGAGAGCAACGAGTGCGATCCGCGCGTCGACATCAATCGAGACGGGACGTGGAGCGCGTTGGTCGGCGCGGGAGGGCTGCAGCAGCGCCAGGCCGATTACGCTCTGGTGCTCGCGCAGGGCATTTCGCAGCAGGCAAACCGGCTGCGCGACGCCTGGGAGCCGTCCGGGGGCAATTTCGCTGCCGACGTCCGCAATGCGGGTATCGGGGGTTCCGTTTACGGCTCTGCCAAGGAGGCTCTCGACGAGGTCTTCGCGGCCTTCTTCTTCATGGACACCGACTTGAAGGATGGGAAGCTTGCGGTGCCCGCTGGGATCAGTCCCGAGTGCGGGAGCCCGGCGTGCCCCGAGGATGTCGAACTGCCGTTCTCGCGTGAATCCAAGAGGGCGCTGCTCGCCAATCTCGATGGAGCGAGTGGTATCTTCGCCGGCGAAGGTACTGCGGGCCAGGGGTTTGCTTGGTACCTGCGCGACATGGGCGCGACGGTCCTCGCGGACCGGATGACCAGCCAGCTCGTGCGGGCGCGCGGATCGGTGCAGGCGATCCCGGGTCGCTTGAGCGACGCCCTGTCGACTGCCCCAGGAGTTGCGAACGACGCCCACACGCAGATTCAGATCTTCACTACCGATCTGAAGAGCGAGTTCGTCTCGGTACTCAATCTCACCATCCCGCTAGAGGGTGCAGGGGACAACGACTGA
- a CDS encoding DUF4856 domain-containing protein, which produces MRCTSFERLRSVMGAIALAMAISLGGCGTSGTAGGSSPVDPPPVDPPPVDPSVEVPRVYSFESRFDAGESSVSYSGQTHRQILIKDMASFISSLTQDIDSGAFTPAEGDVSASLNYYFEFDSDTSSGDFIAVSTTPPLLQSTYGDISTNKDLVSKIAGNDEKGQHEDWSSAFQGWRGPGGDSPERLVRAFFDMLDERAVARVNGDTGLDPNGEPIPEVYVTPEGLDLKQLIEKFLLMAVNYSQGTDDYLDNDLENHGINSQNVERGSDTASYTSLEHIWDEGFGYFGSARDYAEYSDDEASGKDGRPAYASGYHDTNGDGSIDLRSEINFHASVNASKRDRGSADDDPTDFSKDAMDGFLRGRAIIDAAAGPLSDDQMADLVASRGQAVLAWENAIAATVVHYVNDTLGVMDTIGTAEYSLSEHAKVWSEMKGFGLGLQFNPRSRLSDADFGTLHDLMRDAPVLSGDEDLGEYREDLIAARDLMGSAYGFGGSNLTGW; this is translated from the coding sequence ATGAGATGTACATCTTTCGAGAGACTCAGGTCGGTCATGGGCGCGATTGCGCTGGCGATGGCGATCAGCCTGGGGGGTTGTGGCACCAGCGGTACGGCGGGCGGGAGCAGCCCGGTTGACCCGCCTCCCGTGGACCCGCCTCCCGTGGACCCGTCGGTCGAGGTCCCCCGGGTCTACAGTTTTGAAAGCCGCTTCGACGCGGGCGAGAGCTCGGTCTCGTACAGCGGCCAGACCCACCGCCAGATTCTGATCAAGGACATGGCCTCGTTCATCTCGAGTCTGACCCAGGACATCGACTCGGGTGCGTTCACGCCGGCCGAGGGCGACGTCTCGGCGTCGCTGAATTACTACTTCGAGTTCGACAGCGATACGTCGAGCGGTGACTTCATCGCGGTCTCGACCACGCCGCCTCTTCTCCAGTCCACATACGGTGACATCTCGACCAACAAGGACCTCGTGTCGAAGATCGCCGGCAACGACGAGAAGGGCCAGCACGAGGACTGGTCTTCCGCTTTTCAGGGCTGGAGAGGTCCCGGGGGGGATTCGCCCGAGCGCCTCGTCCGCGCGTTCTTCGACATGCTCGACGAGCGCGCCGTCGCTCGGGTCAATGGCGATACGGGGCTGGACCCGAACGGCGAGCCGATCCCCGAGGTGTACGTCACGCCCGAGGGCTTGGATCTGAAACAGCTCATCGAGAAGTTCCTGCTGATGGCGGTGAATTACTCCCAGGGTACCGACGACTACCTCGACAACGACCTCGAGAACCACGGGATCAACAGCCAAAACGTGGAGCGCGGGAGCGATACGGCCTCGTACACGTCGCTCGAGCACATTTGGGACGAGGGCTTCGGCTATTTTGGCTCCGCCCGTGACTACGCCGAGTACAGCGATGACGAGGCGTCCGGAAAAGACGGCCGCCCCGCGTACGCGTCGGGCTACCATGACACGAACGGGGACGGCTCGATCGATCTGCGGTCCGAGATCAACTTTCACGCATCGGTGAATGCTTCGAAGCGAGACCGTGGGAGCGCGGACGACGACCCGACCGACTTCAGCAAGGATGCGATGGACGGGTTCCTTCGCGGTCGCGCGATCATCGATGCGGCGGCTGGCCCTCTGTCCGACGACCAAATGGCCGACCTCGTCGCGTCGCGCGGCCAAGCCGTGCTCGCGTGGGAAAATGCCATCGCCGCGACGGTGGTGCACTACGTCAATGACACGTTGGGCGTCATGGATACGATTGGTACCGCGGAGTACAGCCTGTCCGAGCACGCCAAGGTGTGGTCCGAAATGAAGGGCTTCGGACTCGGTCTTCAGTTCAATCCGCGCAGTCGGCTGAGCGACGCAGACTTTGGCACGCTCCACGACCTGATGCGGGATGCTCCGGTGCTATCGGGAGACGAAGACCTGGGTGAGTACCGAGAGGATCTGATCGCCGCCCGTGACCTCATGGGCAGCGCGTACGGCTTTGGGGGCTCGAACCTCACCGGGTGGTGA
- a CDS encoding sulfatase: MRRRELSLKSIAAASLFALWSCACVSNPEKTTASPPSFVLIVVDTLRSDRLHYAGYEKAESPAIDQLAGESTSFERAYATASWTIPSVASLFLSQLGFEHRMVVFGSALRKDQVTLVEQLSAAGYETAGFVSNPLLDEASGFEKRFGTYEYMIYPESDGMELTNRALGWLGSLRRQEVEEKRENPFFLYVHYMEPHLPYLCLTEDNTTCPEDPETLTKRLYGGSWKFSEKEKLLIHELYDLEVHHLDQVIQSLLSGLEALDLGETWVVFTSDHGELLGEDGRYTHGGTLVEELIHVPLLIRNPRPKSGSIDVPVSLIDVAPTILDLAGIELPASFRGRSLAGSLRGEELAPETILAELHRAKPGAFGAKLNDSLDPIDRLAVINGDSKVVLRQDGAIAEFNLATDRKERSPRRVDEAHLVEKLGKLRGKIDFEGEAEAVRPMNRETLKRLQVLGYVP; encoded by the coding sequence GTGCGTCGTCGCGAACTTTCTCTGAAATCAATCGCGGCGGCATCTCTGTTCGCGCTTTGGTCATGCGCCTGCGTCAGCAATCCCGAGAAAACGACTGCATCTCCGCCGAGCTTCGTCTTGATCGTCGTTGATACACTCCGCAGTGATCGACTGCACTACGCAGGGTACGAAAAGGCTGAATCCCCCGCGATCGACCAACTCGCCGGAGAGTCCACTTCGTTCGAACGTGCCTACGCGACCGCGTCCTGGACTATTCCGTCCGTCGCCTCGCTGTTTCTCTCCCAGCTAGGCTTCGAGCATCGAATGGTCGTGTTCGGCTCAGCGCTTCGCAAAGATCAAGTCACCCTGGTCGAGCAGCTGAGCGCGGCAGGGTACGAAACTGCGGGCTTCGTATCTAATCCACTTCTCGACGAAGCTAGCGGCTTTGAAAAACGCTTCGGAACCTACGAGTACATGATCTATCCCGAGTCGGACGGCATGGAACTAACGAATCGGGCCCTTGGATGGCTGGGCTCCTTGCGGCGGCAGGAAGTGGAGGAAAAAAGGGAGAACCCGTTCTTCTTGTATGTGCATTACATGGAGCCCCATCTCCCCTACCTTTGCCTGACCGAAGACAACACAACGTGCCCAGAAGATCCTGAAACTTTAACGAAGCGGCTCTATGGGGGAAGCTGGAAATTTAGCGAAAAGGAAAAGCTACTTATTCATGAACTCTACGACCTGGAAGTGCATCATCTCGATCAAGTAATCCAATCACTGCTTTCGGGCCTCGAGGCCCTCGACCTTGGTGAGACGTGGGTGGTCTTCACCTCCGACCACGGAGAGCTTCTCGGCGAGGATGGCCGCTACACGCATGGGGGCACATTGGTAGAGGAACTGATTCATGTACCGCTTCTGATTCGCAACCCTCGCCCGAAATCCGGATCGATCGACGTACCCGTTTCCTTGATCGACGTAGCCCCGACCATTCTCGACCTTGCGGGCATCGAACTTCCCGCCTCGTTTCGTGGACGCAGTCTGGCCGGATCACTTCGTGGCGAGGAGCTAGCTCCAGAGACGATTCTCGCTGAACTCCATCGGGCAAAGCCCGGCGCATTCGGCGCTAAGCTGAACGACTCCCTCGACCCCATCGACCGGCTCGCGGTCATCAACGGCGATTCCAAGGTGGTTCTTCGGCAAGACGGGGCGATTGCCGAGTTCAACCTGGCTACGGACCGAAAAGAACGCTCACCGCGTCGCGTCGACGAAGCTCATCTAGTCGAAAAACTCGGGAAACTACGGGGCAAAATTGACTTCGAAGGCGAGGCCGAAGCCGTCCGGCCTATGAACCGAGAGACGCTCAAACGCCTACAGGTTTTGGGCTACGTTCCATGA
- a CDS encoding sulfatase, giving the protein MKLRAWLMRALASSLIMGCVSPPAAPPEKPGNIFVIVVDTLRRDHVSAYGSKTRTPNIDRVATRGQVLTESASSFHQTTMSTAALFTGRTPSLERTGGQQLHWSGQTWCGLARLAASEGDDCIPEAVSTLAEEMRKLGYRTVGVIANELLYKPGGYEKGFDEWVQVAPRTPEQSKRNGPGSLQASARRRSARPVNAAVLKALESQPKDRPLFVYVHYIDVHEYQILSRSYSDAVRIFDADFGLLLDDLEKRGYLDDAMVVLTSDHGEALGETHALPSSRGHFGNPSFEPLLQVPLLASGNLVEDPSAFVRSQDLYGLLLRAAGAPELPASQDTERGELFLSELAYQTYRSGRWKSTRPRDGRSISLFDLSADPGETNDVAAAHPAIVAKHQNRIDQLETELSAADVQPRGLSASDEDRLRQLGYVE; this is encoded by the coding sequence ATGAAACTTCGTGCCTGGTTGATGCGTGCGCTGGCATCGTCGTTGATCATGGGCTGCGTGTCGCCACCCGCCGCCCCGCCAGAGAAGCCGGGCAATATCTTCGTCATCGTCGTCGACACGCTCCGGCGCGATCACGTCTCCGCGTACGGGTCAAAGACGCGAACGCCCAACATCGACCGCGTCGCCACCCGGGGCCAGGTGCTCACGGAATCGGCCTCATCGTTTCACCAAACGACCATGTCGACAGCCGCTCTGTTCACGGGCCGAACGCCGAGCTTGGAGCGGACCGGCGGACAACAGTTGCATTGGAGCGGCCAGACCTGGTGCGGACTCGCACGCTTGGCGGCGAGCGAAGGCGACGACTGCATTCCCGAAGCGGTCTCTACCCTCGCCGAGGAGATGCGAAAGCTCGGCTACCGCACAGTAGGGGTCATCGCGAACGAGCTTCTCTACAAGCCGGGCGGCTACGAAAAAGGCTTCGATGAATGGGTGCAGGTCGCCCCGAGGACACCGGAGCAATCCAAGCGTAACGGGCCTGGTTCACTGCAGGCATCTGCCCGGCGCCGCAGTGCCAGGCCGGTAAACGCGGCGGTGCTGAAAGCTCTCGAGTCGCAACCGAAGGACCGTCCTCTCTTCGTCTACGTTCACTACATCGACGTGCACGAGTACCAGATCCTGAGTCGTTCCTACTCGGACGCGGTCCGGATCTTCGACGCCGACTTCGGCCTGCTGCTCGATGATCTCGAGAAGCGTGGCTACCTCGACGACGCCATGGTCGTCCTGACCTCCGACCACGGTGAGGCACTCGGGGAGACGCACGCGCTTCCCAGCAGTCGAGGGCACTTCGGGAACCCATCGTTCGAACCGCTCCTCCAGGTGCCGCTCCTCGCATCCGGAAACCTGGTCGAAGACCCATCCGCTTTCGTCCGGTCTCAAGATCTGTACGGCCTCCTGCTCCGCGCGGCAGGTGCTCCTGAGCTCCCAGCGTCACAGGACACGGAAAGAGGAGAGCTATTCCTCAGCGAGCTCGCCTATCAGACCTATCGCTCCGGTCGTTGGAAGAGCACCCGACCGCGCGATGGGCGATCAATCTCGCTCTTCGATCTGTCGGCCGATCCGGGAGAGACGAACGACGTTGCGGCGGCGCACCCCGCGATCGTCGCCAAGCATCAGAATCGCATCGACCAGCTTGAGACCGAGCTCTCTGCGGCAGACGTCCAGCCCAGAGGACTCTCGGCGAGTGACGAGGACCGGCTTCGCCAACTCGGCTACGTCGAGTAA
- a CDS encoding bifunctional glycosyltransferase/class I SAM-dependent methyltransferase, with amino-acid sequence MLLVLARDEQASLADVLGQVPATLCEKFQVEALLIDDASNDATFEQATDMRRSGVLPFPLEVLSSSVPRGYGGCQKLGFQYAVDRRFDCVAVVDCAGDLGAANIEALLGPLVEGRADAASMAPAPGSRERWATRLVGRVVRRRVASLHAGLRAYRVEALRNIPFALDTGSRHIDTEVLIQFLFSGMRVVEVTPPYDRGSRGATPSWQHIRDALRAVVRARMQQMNLFYERRFDCAPQDRGNAHYELKLGFDSSHRRALAQVPRGSRVLDLGCAGGYFAQVLERERACTVTAVDREPLAPGVEVSKFHHCDLDSGPPDLDYGSYDVVVMLDVIEHLRAPEEFAQALYRATSSVPGLRLIFTTGNIGFFLTRIMLLSGQFNYGKRGILDLTHTRLFTFSTFRRLFEQDGFRVVHEEGVPAPFPLATSNRTLSASLLTLSRLLIRPFRRLFSYQMLLVLEPRASLAFLLAEAKTATAKREARLGPMTGT; translated from the coding sequence TTGCTTCTCGTCCTCGCACGCGATGAGCAGGCCAGTTTAGCCGATGTTCTGGGCCAGGTCCCTGCGACGCTGTGCGAGAAGTTTCAGGTCGAGGCATTGCTCATCGACGACGCGTCGAACGATGCCACCTTCGAGCAAGCGACCGACATGCGACGGAGCGGGGTCCTGCCCTTTCCGCTCGAAGTCCTCTCGTCGAGCGTGCCACGTGGCTACGGAGGCTGTCAGAAACTCGGCTTCCAATACGCCGTCGATCGCCGATTCGATTGCGTTGCGGTCGTCGACTGCGCAGGTGATCTGGGAGCCGCAAACATCGAAGCCCTGCTGGGCCCTCTAGTCGAAGGGAGAGCGGACGCGGCTTCGATGGCTCCGGCACCGGGAAGCCGGGAACGCTGGGCTACGCGACTCGTCGGCCGGGTAGTGCGACGCCGGGTGGCGAGCCTGCATGCGGGCCTTCGCGCCTATCGGGTGGAGGCGCTCCGCAACATTCCGTTCGCCCTCGACACGGGCAGTCGACACATCGATACCGAGGTCCTCATACAGTTTCTCTTCAGCGGCATGCGCGTCGTCGAAGTCACACCTCCCTACGACCGCGGGTCGCGGGGGGCGACGCCGTCGTGGCAGCACATCCGTGACGCGCTCAGAGCGGTGGTCCGCGCTCGGATGCAACAGATGAACTTGTTCTACGAGCGTCGCTTCGACTGCGCGCCACAGGACCGAGGCAACGCGCACTACGAGTTAAAGCTCGGCTTCGACAGCAGTCACCGGCGAGCGCTCGCACAGGTTCCCCGCGGGTCCCGGGTGCTGGATCTGGGCTGCGCCGGCGGGTACTTCGCGCAGGTTCTGGAGCGCGAGCGCGCCTGTACGGTGACCGCGGTCGACCGGGAACCGCTTGCTCCGGGCGTCGAGGTCAGCAAGTTTCACCACTGCGATCTCGATTCTGGTCCACCGGACCTGGACTATGGAAGCTATGACGTCGTCGTCATGCTCGACGTGATCGAACACCTTCGCGCTCCCGAAGAGTTCGCGCAGGCGCTGTACCGGGCCACCTCGTCCGTACCCGGGCTCAGATTGATCTTCACCACCGGCAACATCGGGTTCTTCCTGACTCGCATCATGCTGCTGTCCGGGCAGTTCAACTACGGCAAACGGGGCATCCTGGATCTGACCCACACGCGGCTCTTCACCTTCTCGACCTTCAGGCGACTCTTCGAACAGGACGGCTTCCGCGTCGTGCACGAAGAGGGCGTGCCTGCCCCGTTCCCCCTCGCGACCTCGAACCGGACGCTCAGCGCCTCACTACTCACACTCAGCCGTCTCCTGATCCGACCGTTCCGGCGCCTCTTTTCCTACCAAATGCTCCTCGTCCTGGAGCCGCGAGCGTCGCTCGCATTCCTTCTCGCCGAGGCGAAGACGGCCACCGCAAAACGCGAGGCCAGGCTCGGACCCATGACGGGGACCTGA
- a CDS encoding aldo/keto reductase, with protein MPKREEPLGRREMLRRGVAVSVGAVASRFIGAAPTTARASTADSAKPTAGVEKYPVLGRTGIKISDISLGSGGTADPALFRYAFSRGITYFDTADGYPLGAPGQAEKAIGKALKGKRNQITLATKTITTPRDRRKKLMRKLEASLRRLQTDHVDVYFNHAVNEVARVTNPEWLEFTARAKQQGKIRFSGMSGHGGNLAECLDVGLDQDLFDVILVAYNFGQDPSFYERFTKPLDMIATQPELPRILEKAKKKNVGVVVMKTLMGARLNDMRRYERDDGTFAQAAFRWVLSDPNVDGLIVSMNDRKQVDEYLAASGQGGVRTSDLQLLDRYVLLNGGSYCRFGCSDCESSCPHDVPISEVLRSRMYAADYGDLRKGKAVYAELGEGASACLGCATESCRSACGYGLPVPSMTRSTVGLLTLV; from the coding sequence ATGCCGAAGAGAGAAGAGCCGCTAGGCCGAAGAGAGATGTTGCGCCGTGGGGTCGCGGTCTCGGTAGGTGCGGTCGCTAGCCGATTCATCGGGGCGGCGCCGACGACCGCGCGGGCTTCGACCGCCGATTCGGCGAAGCCCACTGCAGGCGTCGAGAAGTATCCAGTGCTCGGCCGCACCGGGATCAAGATCTCGGACATCTCACTCGGGTCGGGCGGGACGGCCGATCCGGCGCTGTTCCGCTACGCGTTCAGCCGTGGCATCACGTACTTCGATACCGCCGATGGATACCCACTTGGGGCTCCGGGCCAGGCGGAGAAAGCGATCGGGAAGGCGCTCAAGGGGAAGCGAAACCAGATCACCCTGGCGACCAAGACGATCACCACGCCGAGAGATCGCCGCAAGAAGCTGATGCGGAAGCTCGAGGCGAGCCTTCGCCGACTCCAGACCGACCACGTCGACGTGTACTTCAACCACGCCGTCAACGAAGTCGCCCGGGTCACGAACCCGGAGTGGCTCGAGTTCACGGCGCGAGCAAAGCAACAGGGGAAGATCCGCTTCTCCGGGATGTCGGGGCACGGTGGGAACCTCGCCGAGTGCCTCGACGTCGGGCTGGATCAGGATCTGTTCGATGTGATCCTCGTTGCATACAACTTCGGGCAGGATCCGAGTTTCTACGAGCGCTTTACGAAGCCGCTCGACATGATCGCGACACAGCCGGAGCTTCCCCGCATCCTCGAGAAAGCCAAGAAGAAGAACGTCGGCGTCGTCGTGATGAAGACATTGATGGGCGCGCGTCTGAACGACATGCGTCGCTACGAACGGGACGATGGCACCTTCGCGCAGGCCGCGTTTCGCTGGGTCCTCTCGGATCCGAACGTAGACGGACTCATCGTGTCGATGAACGACCGGAAGCAGGTCGACGAGTACCTCGCTGCTTCGGGACAAGGAGGCGTTCGCACGAGCGATCTCCAACTCCTCGACCGCTACGTGCTTCTCAATGGGGGGTCGTACTGCCGGTTCGGGTGCAGCGACTGCGAGTCCAGCTGCCCGCACGACGTTCCCATTTCCGAGGTTCTCCGAAGCCGAATGTACGCCGCCGACTACGGCGATCTGCGGAAGGGCAAGGCAGTTTACGCGGAGCTCGGAGAGGGGGCCTCGGCGTGCCTTGGCTGTGCCACCGAGAGCTGTCGGTCCGCGTGTGGCTACGGCCTCCCCGTCCCCTCGATGACGCGATCGACGGTCGGCCTTCTCACCCTGGTTTGA